From a single Micromonas commoda chromosome 5, complete sequence genomic region:
- a CDS encoding predicted protein encodes MKCWGNGDFGQLGYGDTRNRGDGPGEMGDNLPILDVGGSSLAFKVKAVSVGISHTCAILNDGSVRCWGSGSNGRLGYGDTQNRGDGAGEMDNLPSVDLGSGRSAKFIAAGESHTCAILDDGSAKCWGSGANGRLGYGDTQNRGDGAGEMGDNLPSVDLGSGRSAKFIAAGESHTCAILDDGSVKCWGSGANGRLGYGDTQNRGDGAGEMGDNLRAIHFSPTVKTIVTGKAFTCALLYDGSVKCWGLGQNGQLGYGDTQNRGDGPGEMGERLPSVDLGSDRSAKFIAAGGDHTCAILDDDSVKCWGQGQNGQLGYGDTLSRGDSAGEMGDNLPSVDLGSGRSAKFIAAGESHTCAILDDGSA; translated from the coding sequence ATGAAGTGCTGGGGCAATGGCGACTTCGGGCAGCTCGGCTACGGTGATACCCGGAATCGCGGGGACGGCCCCGGCGAGATGGGCGACAACTTGCCAATCCTTGATGTTGGAGGGTCTTCGCTTGCTTTCAAGGTCAAAGCTGTCTCTGTCGGTATATCCCACACGTGTGCCATCCTGAACGACGGCAGCGTGAGGTGCTGGGGCTCTGGGTCCAACGGGCGGCTCGGCTACGGTGATACCCAGAatcgcggggacggcgccggcgagatgGACAACTTGCCCTCGGTGGACTTGGGGTCTGGTCGGTCGGCTaagttcatcgccgccggtgaaTCCCACACGTGTGCGATCCTGGACGACGGCAGCGCGAAGTGCTGGGGCTCTGGCGCCAACGGGCGGCTCGGCTACGGCGATACCCAGAatcgcggggacggcgccggcgagatgGGCGACAACTTGCCCTCGGTGGACTTGGGGTCTGGTCGGTCGGCTaagttcatcgccgccggtgaaTCCCACACGTGTGCCATCCTGGACGACGGCAGCGTGAAGTGCTGGGGCTCTGGCGCCAACGGGCGGCTCGGCTACGGTGATACCCAGAatcgcggggacggcgccggcgagatgGGTGACAACCTCAGGGCAATCCACTTTTCACCTACTGTCAAGACTATTGTCACAGGAAAGGCCTTTACTTGCGCGCTACTCTACGACGGCAGCGTGAAGTGCTGGGGCCTGGGTCAAAACGGGCAGCTCGGCTACGGTGATACCCAGAATCGCGGGGACGGCCCCGGCGAGATGGGCGAACGCCTGCCCTCGGTGGACTTGGGGTCTGATCGGTCGGCTaagttcatcgccgccggtggagaTCACACGTGTGCcatcctggacgacgacagcgTGAAGTGCTGGGGTCAGGGTCAAAACGGGCAGCTCGGCTACGGCGATACCCTTTCTCGCGGTGACAGCGCCGGCGAGATGGGCGACAACTTGCCCTCGGTGGACTTGGGGTCTGGTCGGTCGGCTaagttcatcgccgccggtgaaTCCCACACGTGTGCGATCCTGGACGACGGCAGCGCGAA
- a CDS encoding predicted protein, translated as MQYLFAHKLSFNADISRWDVSSVTNMDGMFVAANAFNADISRWDVSSVTNMIYMFNDAYAFNADISRWDTSSVTNMGSMFKQAYAFNADISRWDVSSVTGISVTDMGYMFYRADAFNADISRWDVSSVTNMYRMFDYAIKFNADISRWDVSSVTNMHRMFYEAYRFNADISQWDVSSVTNMYQMFYQASKFNADISRWDTSLVTNMGSMFSSALFIYKGSFNADISRWDVSSVTRMEQMFYDAKAFNADISRWDVSSVTNMYRMFYQASKFNADISRWDVSSVTNMVEMFYYANKFNADISRWDVSSVTSMEHMFRSAGQFNADISRWDVSSVWNMGGMFYRAYAFNADISRWDTSSVTNMGYMFYRVDAFNADISRWDVS; from the exons ATGCAATATTTGTTTGCTCATAAACTCTCcttcaacgcggacatatCGCGGTGGGACGTCAGCTCGGTCACGAACATGGATGGGATGTTTGTAGCCGCCAacgcgttcaacgcggacatatCGCGGTGGGACGTCAGCTCGGTCACGAACATGATTTATATGTTTAATGACGCCTacgcgttcaacgcggacatatCGCGGTGGGATACCAGCTCGGTCACGAACATGGGAAGTATGTTTAAGCAAGCCTacgcgttcaacgcggacatatCGCGGTGGGACGTCAGCTCGGTCACGGGCAT CTCGGTCACGGACATGGGTTATATGTTTTATAGGgccgacgcgttcaacgcggacatatCGCGGTGGGACGTCAGCTCGGTCACGAACATGTACAGGATGTTTGATTATGCCATCAAAttcaacgcggacatatCGCGGTGGGACGTCAGCTCGGTCACGAACATGCACAGGATGTTTTATGAAGCCTACAggttcaacgcggacatatCGCAGTGGGACGTCAGCTCGGTCACGAACATGTATCAGATGTTTTATCAAGCCAGCAagttcaacgcggacatatCGCGGTGGGACACCAGCTTGGTCACGAACATGGGAAGTATGTTTTCTTCTGC CTTGTTCATATACAAAGGATCcttcaacgcggacatatCGCGGTGGGACGTCAGCTCGGTCACGCGCATGGAACAGATGTTTTATGACGCCAAggcgttcaacgcggacatatCGCGGTGGGACGTCAGCTCGGTCACGAACATGTACAGGATGTTTTATCAAGCCAGCAagttcaacgcggacatatCGCGGTGGGACGTCAGCTCGGTCACGAACATGGTTGAGATGTTTTATTATGCCAACAAAttcaacgcggacatatCGCGGTGGGACGTCAGCTCGGTCACGAGCATGGAGCATATGTTTCGTTCCGCCGGCcagttcaacgcggacatatCGCGGTGGGACGTCAGCTCGGTCTGGAACATGGGAGGTATGTTTTATCGAGCCTacgcgttcaacgcggacatatCGCGGTGGGATACCAGCTCGGTCACGAACATGGGTTATATGTTTTATAGGgtcgacgcgttcaacgcggacatatCGCGGTGGGACGTCAGC
- a CDS encoding predicted protein yields the protein MRSARVRSRYIPREGTPGGTRVSDSSSTWEVLGAPLAAASLVAVATLASLVIASSSATPGVDLSPRHPLLGGAPYRDVRIPTRGISMHRASRPSDFCALRDVHPRGSWRGRDSGSVPRSTLSVEWPTEEGVARTRAACETPLIRRLQDSGEFVDAFCFVVHPGSTKLGRVDFDVEPLCDSSYNLNKDVVPGVPAFLAIAATRLTCQVTALVGMYDLDGLRENSGYTPLPKETQRALAADGTPLLVHQTASFDEQSATWMPDFYFLRSRGFREGGFGDATLEEIGVAGGGEVWGREEALERIRARWRRKRRSAFWRGSPTGRGRCEDFERLRLASLSRSVDGLDAGLIRDGNNYFCDDDSLTRMLGERWWADEHHVSERDWLEHRAIVDVDGVANAWGRYWRLASDSVVVSLESPIRGFYSDRMVPWKHYVPATLDTIEEAVRWVLDDANEDAQIEMIAAANELARSITFESEALKTGERLNRLFCMRDDARR from the coding sequence ATGCGATCGGCCAGAGTCCGCTCGCGCTACATCCCCCGTGAAGGGACACCTGGGGGGACGCGCGTCTCGGATTCTTCATCCACGTgggaggtgctcggcgcgcccctcgccgcggcgtcgctcgtcgcggtcgccacgctcgcgtcgctcgtgatcgcctcctcgagcgcgacgcccggcgtcgacctcTCGCCGAGGCATCCCCtcctgggcggcgcgccctACCGCGACGTGCGCATTCCGACCCGCGGCATCTCGATGCACCGCGCTTCGAGACCGTCCGATTTCtgcgcgctccgcgacgtccatcCGCGAGGGAGCTGGCGCGGCCGCGATTCCGGTTCCGTCCCGAGGTCCACTCTATCAGTCGAATGGCccaccgaggagggcgtcgcgcgcaccAGGGCGGCGTGCGAGACCCCGCTCATCCGCCGGCTTCAGGATTCGGGCGagttcgtcgacgcgttctgCTTCGTCGTTCACCCCGGCTCGACGAAACTCGGCCGCGTGGACTTCGACGTCGAACCGCTGTGCGACAGCAGCTACAACCTCAACAAGGACGTGGTGCCGGGCGTGCCCGCTttcctcgccatcgcggcgacgcgcctcaCCTGCCAGGTCACGGCTCTCGTCGGCATGTACGACCTGGACGGGCTGCGAGAAAACTCGGGGTATACGCCGCTGCCAAAGGAgacgcagcgcgcgctcgcggcggacggaaCCCCGCTGCTGGTGCACCAgaccgcgtcgttcgacgaGCAATCTGCCACGTGGATGCCGGACTTTTACTTTTTGCGGTCCAGGGGCTTCCGGGAAGGCGGGTTCGGGGATGCGACGCTGGAAGAGAttggcgtcgcgggcggcggggaggtttgggggagggaggaggcgctcgagcggattcgcgcgcgatggcggcgcaaGAGGCGATCCGCCTTCTGGCGGGGATCACCCACGGGAAGGGGACGATGCGAGGACTTTGAGCGCCTTCGACTCGCGTCGCTTTCGAGGAGCGTCGACGGCCTGGACGCCGGGTTGATTCGAGACGGGAACAATTACTTTTGCGACGATGACTCGCTGACGCGGATGCTCGGAGAGCGGTGGTGGGCGGATGAGCACCACGTGTCCGAGCGCGATTGGCTCGAAcaccgcgcgatcgtcgacgtggacggcgtcgcaAACGCCTGGGGTCGCTACTGGCGACTCGCCTCGGACAGCGTCGTCGTGTCGCTCGAGAGTCCCATCCGCGGATTCTACAGCGACAGGATGGTGCCGTGGAAGCACTACGTCCCGGCCACGCTGGACAcgatcgaggaggcggtgcgatgggtgctcgacgacgcgaacgaggacGCGCAGATTGagatgatcgccgccgcgaacgagctgGCGCGGTCCATCACGTTCGAGTCGGAGGCTCTCAAAACCGGGGAAAGGCTCAATCGCCTGTTTTGCATGCGCGATGACGCGAGGCGATGA
- a CDS encoding predicted protein — protein sequence MGPVLARSEARRSRRLSPASRLRPPRGTRSAATLSRLRWTAPSAPSTAPSARPRRRRAAFAPRARAWTPPSSAGPSRPPRSRAFRRRSPRRCPRSTSRRNTTCSPRSRSRRRLTRTRTRTRLGSRNTPRVTRRVARRTPAAMRKGTSPGLDARRCYRPRPRDRRPCDTTRGPRRLTRTNRVSVPTTTTTTTTTTMTMTMTMLMTMMMMIRLRPTRITPTPTCPRTKVSIRRATRPPSARFSTSPPNPWVPRATRSASGRRSTRTADDRSRGPGRAEGTRRTRSPRLGVPVDPPRGPSRTRPSCRFEQTTWNGFVRCARSSSATRSVPCTSTCGAFGGRKRPPPPLLAPGCPRSARGCSEGRMRCSSRRTRSRRRCCASSGETSGSCRRASRWTCCASRSGAWSFRCPGTPAPVTRTTRLRILLPKTLTPPTPTLSLTSLELSADAGVEGPAGARDEVRVAPLADHLMTTRRYLI from the coding sequence ATGGGTCCGGTTTTGGCGCGTTCGGaggcgcgtcgatcgcggcgttTGAGCCCTGcttcgcgcctccgccccccgcgaggtacgcggtcggcggcgacgctctcTCGATTGAGATggacggcaccctcggcaccctcgacggcaccctcggcgagaccgcgacgacgacgggcggctttcgcaccgcgcgcgcgggcctggACACCGCCGAGTTCGGCCGGgccctcgcgtcccccgAGAAGCCGAGCTtttcgtcggcgctctcccCGCCGATGTCCCCGGAGCACGTCAAGGCGGAACacgacgtgctcgccgcgctcacgctcgaggcggagattgacgcggacgcggacgcggacgcggctcgGGTCGCGGAACACGCCGCGCGTCACACGCCGAGTGGCACGgcggacgcccgcggcgatgcggaaGGGCACGTCGCCGGGGTTGGACGCGCGAAGATGCTACCGCCCCCGTCCACGAGATCGGCGACCGTGCGACACAACTCGTGGACCGCGGAGATTGACACGCACGAACAGGGTAAGCgtaccgacgacgacgacgacgacgacgacgacgacgatgacgatgacgatgacgatgctGATGacgatgatgatgatgattCGTCTCCGTCCGACTCGGATTACACCTACACCGACGTGTCCTCGGACGAAGGTTTCGAttcggagggcgacgaggccgccgtccgcgaggttctcgacgtcgccgccaaatCCTTGGGTTccacgggcgacgcggagcgcatcggggaggcgatcgacgcgaacCGCGGACGACCGTTCGCGAGGGCCGGGGAGGGCGGAAGGAACCCGGCGAACTCGAAGCCCGCGGCTCGGAGTCCCGGTCGACCCGCCTCGCGGCCCGAGCCGGACCAGACCATCCTGCAGGTTCGAGCAAACAACGTGGAACGGCTTCGTTCGATGTGCGCGAagcagctcggcgacgcgttcggtcCCGTGCACGAGTACCTGCGGGGCGTTCGGAGGAAGGaagcggccgccgccgcctctgcTCGCTCCGGGCTGTCCTCGATCGGCCCGGGGATGTTCGGAGGGGAGGATGCGGTGCTCATCACGGAGGACGAGATCAAGACGTCGCTGCTGCGCCTCGTCCGGGGAGACGAGCGGAAGCTGCAGGCGTGCTTCGCGGTGGACATGTTGTGCTTCGAGGAGCGGAGCCTGGAGTTTTCGCTGTCCAGGAACGCCAGCGCCAGTAacacggacgacgaggcttcGGATTCTTCTTCCGAAGACTCTGactcctccgacgccgactcTGAGTTTAACGAGTTTGGAActctccgccgacgccggggtcgaGGGCCCCGCGGGGGCACGTGAcgaggtgcgcgtcgcgccgctaGCTGATCATCTCATGACGACACGAAGATACCTAATCTAG
- a CDS encoding predicted protein, translating to MEKYELGKQIGHGNYGTVHLVTHVAERRPYVVKRIPVHKMKEQSEALREAQLLSRLRHPNIIAYKESFLCDDNKTLCIVTAFAEDGDLFTHISRAKAARRYFPERQVLDWVAQIALALDHIHGMRVMHRDLKTQNIFLGRGGVIKLGDFGISRVLERTDDFATTVTGTPYYLSPEVCTNQPYTLKSDVWAFGCVAYEIATLRHAFAADSLLSLVYQIVNGTCPPIPKERYDVRFAKIVARTLERDHRRRPDIATVLQSELMQEHLRRM from the coding sequence aTGGAGAAGTATGAGCTCGGCAAGCAGATCGGCCACGGCAACTACGGCACCGTGCACCTCGTCACCCACGTCGCGGAGCGTCGCCCGTACGTGGTGAAGCGCATCCCGGTCCACAAGATGAAGGAACAGAGCGAGGCTTTGCGCGAGGCGCAGCTGCTGTCCAGGCTGCGCCACCCGAACATCATAGCTTACAAGGAGTCCTTCCTGTGCGATGACAACAAGACCCTGTGCATCGTCACCGCATtcgcggaggacggcgaccTGTTCACCCACATCTCGCGCGCGAAAGCCGCTCGCCGGTATTTCCCAGAGCGGCAGGTGCTGGACTGGGTCGCCCAGATCGCACTCGCGCTGGACCACATCCACGGCATGCGCGTCATGCACCGCGACCTGAAGACCCAGAACATcttcctcggccgcggcggggtgatCAAGCTGGGCGACTTCGGCATCAGCCGGGTGCTGGAGCGAACAGACGACTTTGCCACCACGGTGACGGGCACGCCCTACTACCTCTCCCCGGAGGTGTGCACCAACCAGCCGTACACGCTCAAGAGCGACGTGTGGGCGTTCGGGTGCGTGGCGTACGAGATCGCCACCCTGCGccacgcgttcgccgccgattCGCTGCTGAGCCTCGTGTACCAGATCGTCAACGGCACGTGTCCGCCGATACCCAAGGAGAGGTACGACGTCCGGTTTGCCAAAATCGTGGCGAGGACGCTGGAACGAgaccatcgacgccgtccggACATCGCGACCGTGCTGCAGAGCGAGCTCATGCAGGAGCACCTGCGGAGGATG
- a CDS encoding predicted protein — MRGAGAVNITSFGDEGARRGSERRLARRRNGSPVRHSRETVPFDHRDTRVFERRGLAPPGSGRIARSARPEIASGGTRIVCDEGD, encoded by the coding sequence atgcggggcgcgggcgcggtcaaCATTACTTCGTTCGGTGACGAGGGGGCCCGGCGGGGCTCAGAGCGGAgactcgcgcgccgacgaaaCGGTTCGCCCGTCCGGCACTCGCGCGAGACCGTCCCGTTCGATCACCGGGACACGCGAGTCTTCGAGCGTCGCGGGCTCGCCCCCCCGGGCTCCGGTCGGATAGCCAGGAGTGCTCGCCCCGAGATCGCATCAGGCGGCACCCGGATTGTTTGCGACGAAGGGGATTGA
- a CDS encoding predicted protein produces the protein MTGAAELWTLSRVIAAGEALEGASPGAGNGAAGCVRRGFALVRGPIVGLVTQREPTGAVHCKGSGETVPRTQLTLADDTREGARVVLWRTHAGVDVGPGDLVAFESIRARWNEWADRAEACTGWASEVTVLARASDILGKTSRRGANFSPNIDRARVEAVRAWAIREHAGLLETAANAADEAAMGGGGARRDSLGAGVKTVTAGWLLRDPLAERALSVHFFGRCVAEFRAPSSTGARASRRVVWLSQGTGECVEATLLPEDDAGGWIRERGDADEKSLEGKAAGNNVLEGKAVGNNVLEGKAAGNNVLEGKAVGKVLELLHARVRVLHSTGRRCLVATRPAVVIDPANDPRAAEVVARCPTAEASARYPSVHTIFTAPRVDAPVARFLARVSWIRLPSPREETAASGVAVTGRAVVDRSAVTREDVAASLLAYGCVECGRELRADPVDSVYRQCECHSGSKDSTGYVWRGITLGLTDDGAARRDGFEDDDDDGWDDPRSRPGKRRKRAVVEARVDDSELLSRLLLGVTPGDAAWSRDAAWSGDEARSGVLAEGCSGSRIDHLALAAAAINALALGGERNSPMEWSVRVPRLDENGVPLPGPMEVLGFNAAREA, from the exons atgacCGGCGCGGCCGAGCTGTGGACACTGAgccgcgtcatcgccgccggcgaggctcTCGAAGGAGCGAgccccggcgcggggaacggcgcggcgggatgcGTCCGTCGTGGCTTTGCGCTCGTTCGCGGACCGATCGTCGGGCTCGTCACCCAACGCGAGCCCACGGGCGCGGTGCACTGCAAGGGCAGCGGCGAGACGGTGCCTCGCACCCAATTAACCCTCGCGGATGacacgcgcgagggcgcgcgcgtggtgcTCTGGCGCACccacgcgggcgtcgacgtcg gccCCGGAGACTTGGTGGCGTTCGAATCCATCCGCGCGAGATGGAACGAGTGGGCAGACCGCGCAGAGGCGTGCACGGGGTGGGCATCCGAAGTGacggtcctcgcgcgcgcgtccgatATCCTCGGAaagacgtcgcgacggggtgCCAACTTTTCCCCGAACatcgaccgcgcccgcgtggaAGCCGTCCGCGCCTGGGCGATACGCGAGCACGCGGGGCTCCTcgagaccgccgcgaacgccgccgatgaGGCTGCGatgggaggaggaggcgcccgccgcgactcactcggcgccggcgtcaaGACCGTCACCGCCGGATGGCTGCTCCGAGATcccctcgccgagcgagcgCTGTCGGTGCACTTTTTCGGCCGATGCGTGGCCGAGTtccgcgcgccctcgtcgacgggcgcgcgcgcctcgcgccgggtGGTGTGGCTCTCGCAGGGAACCGGCGAGTgcgtcgaggcgacgctgttgccggaggacgacgcgggtggaTGGATACGGGaacggggcgacgccgacgagaaaTCGCTCGAGGGAAAGGCTGCCGGGAATAACGTACTCGAGGGGAAGGCTGTTGGGAATAACGTACTCGAGGGGAAGGCTGCTGGGAATAACGTACTCGAGGGGAAGGCTGTTGGAAaggtgctcgagctcctgcaCGCCCGAGTCCGCGTGCTGCACTCCACGGGTCGACGGTGCCtggtggcgacgcgaccggcggtGGTGATCGACCCGGCGAatgacccgcgcgccgcggaggttgtcGCCAGGTgcccgacggcggaggcgtccgcgcggtaCCCGAGCGTGCACACGAtcttcaccgcgccgagggtggacgcgccggtggcgaggtTCCTCGCGAGGGTGTCGTGGATCCGcctgccctcgccgcgagaagagacggccgcgagcggggtGGCGGTGACCGGTCGGGCGGTGGTGGATCGATCGGCGGTGACccgggaggacgtcgccgcgtcgcttcTCGCGTACGGGTGCGTCGAGTGCGGCCGGGAGCTTCGCGCCGACCCGGTCGACTCCGTCTACAGGCAGTGCGAGTGTCACTCCGGGTCGAAGGACTCGACCGGGTACGTCTGGAGGGGAATCACGCTCGGCCTGACCGACGatggggcggcgcgtcgcgacgggttcgaggacgacgacgacgacgggtgggaCGATCCGCGTTCGCGGCCCGGAAAGAGGAGAAAGAGGGCGGTGGTGGaagcgcgcgtcgacgattcCGAGCTGTTGTCGAGGCTGCTGCTCGGCGTGACTCCGGGAGACGCGGCGTGGTCCAGGGACGCGGCGTGGTCCGGGGATGAGGCGCGATCCGGGGTCCTCGCGGAGGGATGTTCGGGATCCAGGATCGaccacctcgccctcgcggcggctgcgatcAACGCTCTCGCGCTCGGAGGTGAGAGGAACTCGCCGATGGAGTGGAGCGTTCGGGTGCCGAGGCTGGACGAAAACGGCGTGCCGTTGCCGGGTCCGATGGAGGTGCTCGGGttcaacgcggcgcgggaagcGTGA
- the FLA10 gene encoding kinesin-like protein FLA10: MPSYNFKTAATAVVSGIKMQNAAAGECVKVVVRCRPLFGKEIREARNQIVDCDVRRGEVRIANPKTPEDPPKQFTFDGVYDHTSTQKEIFEGCALPIVRAAIEGYNGTIFCYGQTGTGKTHTMEGKDEPENERGLIPNTFETVFGDIDALESANKNFLVRASFLEIYNEEVRDLLGKDQTRRCDLKEDPDKGVYVKDLTTFVVKSVAEIRKLHEVGKKNRSVGATLMNADSSRSHSIFTVTIETSEVNEGEPAEDAHIRVGKLNMVDLAGSERQAKTGSTGDRLKEATKINLSLSALGNVISALVDGKSSHIPYRDSKLTRLLQDSLGGNTKTVMIANLGPADYNFDETMSTLRYANRAKNIKNKPKINEDPKDAMLREFQEEIARLKAQLGEGGNLADGVPGHRPGRRRQEFIEKTVSQVSDARLQRIRDEMRQQMEENMRQNLEAEEAEKAQAKVQREAQEQMDQLMSEKARTEEERAELEAQFKRQQEEMDAKFQDLQREREEQKALEDRLAAMQAKVMRGGTNLLDQEERLREEQRRQEDELRKIAEQEEEAQRRIQELEDLQTITSDSYKTIEEEIESKGRKTKKLHEAYERCLVDIKDLERDWTSEREDLLDVIRALTREIKLKNLVLDAYIPPDEIDRLSRHATWDDKAETWRISHARIAGNRARERREKEANDACGKDGAPPPNDRVVAAIAEANGGDVEAATKLATNTYAERVKGVYRQYKEGGGSGAGDRRRARPGSARPGSARSRSKSSSAGSKDGTRMLGSLRDDVADLDEGPRDAARFPGRISRR; encoded by the exons ATGCCGTCGTATAACTTCAAAACCGCGGCGACAGCCGTGGTGTCTGGGATAAAGATGcagaacgccgccgcgggcgagtgcGTGAAG GTTGTGGTGCGATGTCGTCCCTTGTTCGGCAAGGAGATTCGGGAGGCGCGGAACCAGATCGTCGACTGCGACGTGCGCAGAGGAGAGGTCCGCATCGCCAACCCGAAGACACCGGAGGATCCCCCAAAGCAGTTCACCTTCGACGGAGTGTACGACCACACGAGCACGCAGAAGGAAATATTCGAGGGATGCGCGTTGCCGATCGtacgcgcggcgatcgagggATACAACGGCACCATATTCTGCTACGGCCAGACGGGCACGGGCAAGACGCACACGATGGAGGGAAAAGACGAGCCCGAGAACGAGCGAGGCCTGATACCCAACACGTTTGAGACTGTGTTTGGTGACATCGACGCGCTGGAGTCGGCGAACAAGAACTttctcgtccgcgcgtcgttccTGGAGATCTACAACGAGGAGGTCAGGGATCTTCTCGGCAAAGATCAGACCAGGAGGTGCGACCTAAAGGAGGACCCGGACAAGGGTGTGTACGTGAAGGACCTGACCACATTCGTGGTGAAGTCGGTGGCAGAGATACGCAAGCTGCACGAAGTTGGAAAGAAGAACAGGAGCGTTGGAGCGACGCTCATGAATGCCGACTCCTCCCGCTCGCATTCCATCTTCACGGTGACGATAGAGACGAGCGAGGTAAACGAGGGGGAGCCTGCCGAGGATGCTCACATCCGCGTCGGTAAGCTGAACATGGTGGACCTCGCCGGAAGCGAGCGGCAGGCAAAGACCGGAAGCACGGGCGACCGGCTGAAGGAGGCGACCAAGATTAACCTCTCGTTATCCGCGCTCGGTAATGTCATCagcgcgctggtggacggGAAGAGCTCGCACATCCCGTACCGAGACTCAAAGCTGACGCGGCTGCTTCAGGACTCGCTTGGTGGAAACACGAAAACGGTGATGATTGCAAACCTTGGCCCCGCAGACTACAACTTCGACGAGACGATGAGCACGCTTCGGTacgcgaaccgcgcgaaGAACATCAAGAACAAGCCGAAGATCAACGAGGACCCGAAGGACGCGATGTTGAGGGAGTTTCAGGAAGAGATTGCTCGTCTCAAGGCTCAGCTTGGCGAAGGCGGCAACCTCGCGGATGGCGTGCCTGGTCACCGACccggccggcgccgccagGAGTTCATCGAGAAGACGGTCTCACAGGTCTCCGACGCACGATTGCAGCGCATCCGCGATGAGATGCGGCAGCAGATGGAGGAGAACATGAGGCAGAAcctcgaggctgaggaggcaGAGAAGGCTCAGGCAAAAGTTCAAAGGGAGGCTCAGGAGCAGATGGACCAGTTGATGTCAGAGAAGGCTCGCACCGAGGaagagcgcgccgagctcgaggcacAGTTCAAGCGCCAGCaggaggagatggacgccAAGTTCCAGGACCTTCAGagagagcgcgaggagcagaAAGCTCTTGAGGACAGactcgcggcgatgcaggCCAAGGTGATGCGCGGCGGCACCAACCTCTTGGATCAGGAGGAGAGGCTTCGTGAGGAGCAGAGACGGCAGGAAGACGAGCTCCGGAAAATCGCCGAACAGGAAGAGGAAGCGCAGCGGCGCATCCAGGAATTGGAAGACCTGCAGACCATCACCAGCGACTCTTACAAGACGATTGAGGAAGAAATAGAGAGCAAGGGTAGGAAGACGAAGAAACTCCATGAGGCTTACGAGAGATGTCTGGTTGACATCAAGGACCTGGAACGTGACTGGACGTCCGAGCGAGAGGATCTGCTGGACGTCATACGTGCTCTTACTCGCGAAATCAAGCTCAAGAATCTCGTGCTCGACGCTTACATTCCCCCGGACGAGATTGACCGCCTGTCGCGTCACGCCACGTGGGACGACAAGGCGGAGACGTGGCGAATTTCTCACGCGAGAATAGCCGGGAACAGGGCGAGAGAGCGCCGTgagaaggaggcgaacgATGCGTGCGGGAAGGAcggcgcgcctcctccgaacgatcgcgtcgtcgccgcaaTCGCGGAGGCcaacggcggggacgtggaggcggcgacgaagctcGCGACGAACACGTACGCCGAGAGGGTCAAGGGGGTGTACCGCCAGTACAAggaaggcggcgggagcggcgcgggcgacaggcggcgagcacgacCGGGATCGGCGCGACCCGGCAGCGCCCGATCCAGGTCTAaatcgtcgtccgcgggttCGAAGGACGGGACGAGGATGCTCGGGTCGCTTCGTGATGATGTGGCGGATTTAGACGAAGGTccgcgggacgcggcgcgattCCCGGGGAGGATCTCCAGGCGGTGA